A stretch of the Aegilops tauschii subsp. strangulata cultivar AL8/78 chromosome 4, Aet v6.0, whole genome shotgun sequence genome encodes the following:
- the LOC141022007 gene encoding uncharacterized protein yields the protein MGFTREFMEVQAHGNTKLHVIHTNDLHKVATTIEQYDRHLQFERHKIIGVDVKYTNDHGEDQKPALIQLSVGKDHPVLLFQLSAADKNCTKFDNFLADPRYTFVGFSIDGDIERLGRVGLEIAHFIDIQKEWRVPTATKPLDSLGDVSGILVHDVELTNAERSRWACMPLSMRHIEYAAKDAYAAYEIWSRHSIIQEGLRRAKLDKEHTRKRARSCGDYDY from the coding sequence CATGGAGGTGCAGGCCCACGGCAACACAAAGTTGCACGTGATCCACACCAACGACTTGCACAAGGTGGCGACCACCATTGAGCAGTACGACCGGCACCTCCAGTTCGAGCGCCACAAGATCATCGGAGTTGATGTGAAGTACACCAACGATCATGGCGAAGATCAGAAACCTGCCCTCATCCAGCTCTCCGTCGGCAAGGATCATCCGGTGCTGCTCTTCCAACTGAGCGCGGCCGACAAGAACTGCACCAAGTTCGACAACTTCCTCGCGGACCCCAGGTACACGTTTGTTGGCTTCTCCATCGACGGCGACATAGAGAGGCTCGGCCGCGTCGGACTGGAGATCGCCCACTTCATTGACATCCAGAAGGAATGGAGGGTGCCTACAGCTACCAAGCCTCTGGACTCCCTTGGGGACGTCTCAGGCATCCTTGTCCACGACGTAGAGCTCACCAACGCAGAACGCAGCCGCTGGGCGTGCATGCCCCTGTCCATGAGGCACATTGAGTACGCGGCAAAGGACGCTTACGCTGCGTACGAGATATGGAGCCGCCACAGCATCATCCAGGAAGGGCTTCGCCGGGCAAAACTCGACAAGGAGCACACCAGGAAGCGCGCTAGGTCCTGTGGCGACTACGACTACTGA